A single Planctomycetota bacterium DNA region contains:
- a CDS encoding 1-deoxy-D-xylulose-5-phosphate synthase, translated as MDDMLSKIESPEDLRGLSVEQLQSLAGEMRHALCNLLTNRTAHFASNLGVVELCLALHTVFDFRRDRLIWDTGHQAYPHKMITGRYHEFGTIRTKGGLSGFPNPNESSYDLFMTGHAGCSVSTVLGLKSGDDLIPGEEDRHAVAVIGDGAFPSGIVFEAMNNAGGLKKKMLVILNDNKMSICPRVGGVAEYLDRLRMNPFYTGLKQEVVKALQKVPLLGDPVERVLWQAKESIKAGLHGGMLFEELGFRYMGPIDGHNMPQLLKYLRLVKDVDGPVLLHIVTEKGHGFQPAANDPVFFHTPAPFEFDGEEVVSIKKPSTRSYTNVVSESIHRLLETNPRVTVMTAAMCQGNNLERIRDAFPTRFFDTGICESHAVAFAAGQAKAGLRPIVDIYSTFLQRSFDQIFQEVALQNLPVVFTLDRAGLTGPDGPTHHGMFDLGYMRLFPNMTVAAPGDEADLVAMLDWAVEQPGPVSLRYPKASAETVARQCAPIEPGRAEVLDWGRDGMIIGCGTLLPQCVKAAERLRNEGMDVGVINARFIKPLDSETMLRALEQSNWVITVEEGALTGGFGSALLEEAANAGVNASHVIRLGVPDRWIEHGERSELLAQLGLDAVGIVRTAQAAAGSHEPVRTGPRRAV; from the coding sequence ATGGACGACATGCTTTCCAAGATCGAGTCACCGGAAGATCTGCGCGGACTGAGCGTCGAGCAACTGCAAAGCCTGGCCGGCGAGATGCGCCACGCGCTGTGCAACTTGCTGACCAATCGTACCGCTCACTTTGCCTCGAACCTGGGCGTGGTCGAGTTGTGCCTGGCGCTGCACACCGTGTTCGACTTTCGCCGCGATCGTCTGATCTGGGACACCGGCCACCAGGCCTACCCGCACAAGATGATCACTGGGCGGTACCACGAGTTTGGCACCATTCGGACCAAGGGGGGCCTGTCGGGCTTTCCGAACCCCAACGAAAGCTCGTACGACCTGTTCATGACCGGTCACGCTGGCTGCAGCGTGAGCACCGTGCTGGGGTTGAAGTCGGGTGATGATCTGATTCCGGGCGAGGAAGATCGCCATGCCGTGGCCGTCATCGGCGACGGCGCGTTCCCGTCGGGCATTGTCTTCGAGGCGATGAACAACGCCGGCGGGCTGAAGAAGAAGATGCTCGTCATCTTGAACGACAACAAGATGTCGATCTGCCCCCGCGTCGGCGGCGTGGCCGAATATCTGGACCGGCTGCGGATGAACCCGTTCTATACCGGGTTGAAGCAAGAAGTCGTCAAGGCGCTGCAAAAGGTGCCGCTGTTGGGCGACCCGGTTGAGCGCGTGCTCTGGCAGGCCAAGGAATCGATCAAAGCCGGCCTGCACGGCGGGATGTTGTTCGAGGAACTCGGCTTCCGCTACATGGGACCGATCGACGGGCACAACATGCCCCAGTTGCTCAAGTACCTGCGGCTGGTCAAGGATGTGGACGGGCCGGTGCTGCTGCATATTGTCACCGAAAAGGGGCACGGGTTTCAGCCGGCGGCCAACGATCCGGTCTTTTTTCACACGCCCGCGCCGTTTGAGTTCGACGGTGAGGAAGTCGTCTCGATCAAGAAGCCATCGACCCGCAGCTATACCAACGTGGTCAGCGAGTCGATCCACCGGCTGCTCGAAACCAATCCGCGCGTCACAGTGATGACCGCCGCGATGTGCCAGGGGAACAACCTGGAGCGCATCCGCGACGCCTTCCCGACGCGATTCTTTGACACGGGCATTTGCGAATCGCACGCCGTGGCCTTCGCGGCCGGGCAAGCCAAGGCGGGCTTGCGGCCGATCGTCGACATCTACAGCACCTTCCTGCAGCGCAGCTTTGACCAGATCTTCCAGGAAGTCGCCCTGCAAAACTTGCCCGTCGTGTTCACCTTGGACCGCGCGGGCCTAACCGGGCCGGACGGGCCGACGCATCACGGGATGTTCGACCTGGGCTACATGCGGCTGTTCCCCAACATGACGGTGGCCGCGCCGGGCGACGAAGCCGATCTGGTCGCGATGCTCGATTGGGCGGTCGAACAGCCGGGGCCGGTATCGCTGCGTTATCCCAAGGCGTCGGCCGAAACGGTCGCGCGCCAGTGCGCGCCGATCGAGCCGGGCCGGGCCGAAGTGCTCGATTGGGGTCGCGATGGCATGATCATCGGCTGTGGCACGCTGCTGCCCCAATGCGTGAAGGCGGCCGAGCGACTGCGCAACGAGGGAATGGACGTCGGCGTGATCAACGCCCGGTTCATCAAGCCGTTGGATTCCGAGACCATGCTTCGTGCTTTGGAGCAAAGCAATTGGGTGATCACCGTCGAAGAAGGCGCCCTGACCGGCGGGTTTGGCAGTGCGCTGCTTGAAGAGGCGGCAAACGCCGGCGTGAACGCCAGCCATGTGATCCGGCTGGGCGTGCCCGACCGCTGGATCGAGCACGGCGAGCGGAGCGAATTGCTGGCCCAGTTGGGACTCGACGCGGTGGGCATCGTCCGCACCGCCCAAGCAGCCGCCGGCAGCCACGAACCCGTCCGCACCGGCCCCCGCCGGGCGGTATAA
- a CDS encoding diaminopimelate epimerase, protein MLFTKMHGIGNDYVYVDCFNQPVPADPAATAQKIADRHFGVGGDGMILICPSTVADARMRMFNADGSESEMCGNGVRCVAKFVYDHGIARKPTLKIETGRGVLSLDVEVQNDRVQQVRVDMGEPILEAANIPVALPGEAAERIVNFPLDRYIPFRGPAEWMDACGIDMHMTCVSTGNPHLMIYCHDVAAVPLETVGPWLERQPIFPRRINVHFVQVHSPGEVTMRTWERGSGITLACGTGASAVCVAGVLTGLSDRQILAHLPGGDLRLEWNEANNHVFMTGPAVEVFSGEWKDGSC, encoded by the coding sequence CCAGTGCCGGCCGATCCGGCCGCGACCGCCCAGAAGATCGCCGACCGGCACTTCGGCGTCGGCGGCGACGGCATGATCCTGATCTGTCCGTCCACGGTCGCCGATGCCCGGATGCGGATGTTCAACGCCGACGGCAGCGAGTCGGAAATGTGCGGCAACGGCGTCCGCTGCGTGGCCAAGTTCGTCTACGACCACGGCATCGCCCGCAAGCCCACGCTCAAGATCGAGACCGGCCGCGGGGTGTTGTCGCTCGACGTCGAGGTGCAAAACGATCGGGTCCAGCAAGTGCGCGTCGACATGGGAGAGCCGATCCTCGAAGCGGCCAACATCCCGGTCGCACTGCCGGGCGAAGCCGCGGAGCGAATCGTCAACTTCCCCTTGGACCGTTACATCCCGTTTCGCGGGCCGGCCGAGTGGATGGACGCCTGCGGCATCGACATGCACATGACCTGCGTGTCGACGGGAAACCCGCACCTGATGATCTATTGCCACGACGTGGCGGCGGTGCCGCTCGAGACGGTCGGCCCCTGGCTCGAACGCCAGCCGATCTTTCCGCGCCGCATCAATGTTCACTTCGTGCAGGTTCATTCCCCCGGCGAAGTCACCATGCGCACCTGGGAGCGGGGCAGCGGCATCACGCTGGCCTGTGGCACCGGGGCGAGCGCGGTCTGTGTGGCCGGCGTGTTGACCGGGCTGTCCGATCGCCAGATCCTGGCCCACCTGCCCGGCGGCGATTTGCGCCTGGAATGGAACGAAGCGAACAATCACGTCTTCATGACAGGCCCCGCCGTCGAAGTATTCAGCGGGGAATGGAAGGATGGAAGTTGCTAG
- a CDS encoding polyprenyl synthetase family protein codes for MTLVPQLTFAEMAAPARPVIEAALNASSQPAPGCPERLAEAMRYSLLAPAKRLRPILVTMAAEACDGTIERALPAACAVEMVHTYSLIHDDLPAMDDDDLRRGRPTCHVVYGEAMAILAGDALLARAFEVLAREISPAEVAARAVALLAAAAGPAALVGGQADDLTSAGQGDVMSLESIHARKTGAMFLVSLQLGGLTAGATAEQMTALVGYGRAMGLAFQIMDDLLDVSGSEQALGKRVGKDVDRGKLTFPALLGVGESRRRAEALVAEACAALAPLGPQGAGLEALARYVLERDR; via the coding sequence ATGACCTTGGTCCCCCAACTGACGTTTGCCGAAATGGCTGCGCCAGCCCGGCCGGTGATCGAAGCGGCTCTCAACGCCTCTAGCCAGCCTGCGCCCGGCTGCCCCGAACGGCTGGCCGAGGCCATGCGGTACAGTCTGTTGGCCCCCGCCAAGCGGTTGCGGCCCATTCTGGTCACCATGGCTGCCGAGGCCTGCGACGGCACCATCGAGCGCGCCCTGCCGGCGGCCTGTGCCGTCGAGATGGTGCATACCTACTCGCTGATCCACGACGACCTGCCGGCCATGGACGACGACGACCTGCGCCGCGGCCGGCCGACGTGCCACGTGGTCTATGGTGAGGCAATGGCCATTCTGGCCGGCGACGCCCTGCTGGCCCGGGCCTTTGAAGTTTTGGCCCGCGAGATCAGCCCGGCTGAGGTGGCGGCCCGCGCGGTCGCGCTGCTGGCCGCGGCGGCTGGTCCCGCGGCCCTGGTCGGGGGCCAGGCCGACGATCTGACCAGTGCCGGCCAAGGCGACGTGATGTCGCTCGAATCAATTCATGCCCGCAAGACGGGCGCGATGTTCCTCGTCTCGTTGCAACTCGGCGGGCTAACCGCCGGGGCGACGGCCGAGCAGATGACCGCCCTCGTCGGGTACGGCCGGGCGATGGGCCTGGCGTTCCAGATTATGGACGATCTGCTCGACGTCTCGGGAAGTGAACAAGCGCTCGGCAAGCGGGTGGGCAAGGATGTGGATCGTGGCAAGCTGACGTTTCCTGCCCTGTTGGGTGTGGGCGAAAGCCGGCGTCGCGCCGAGGCCCTGGTGGCCGAGGCGTGTGCCGCGCTGGCGCCGCTGGGCCCACAAGGGGCGGGACTCGAAGCGCTGGCCCGATACGTGTTGGAAAGGGACCGCTAA
- a CDS encoding Uma2 family endonuclease yields the protein MAIIDRTRLLTAEEYGELPDLGYPTELVRGQIVMMNRPAPRHGEVCLNVGYELKAFLKDHPLGRLAGNDSGVITGHEPDTVRGPDIAFFSYQRVPQGPLPTRYFNVLPELVLEVLSPSDRRNEVLAKVAEYLTAGVLRVCVVDVERELVTIFSPDAPEVQLTREQTLTLPEVLPGFAVPVAQLFA from the coding sequence ATGGCCATCATCGATCGAACACGGTTGCTGACCGCCGAAGAGTACGGCGAACTGCCGGACCTGGGCTATCCGACGGAATTGGTGCGGGGGCAGATTGTGATGATGAACCGGCCGGCTCCGCGTCACGGTGAAGTTTGCTTGAATGTCGGTTACGAACTCAAAGCATTTCTCAAGGACCATCCCCTTGGACGCCTGGCGGGTAATGATTCGGGCGTGATCACGGGACACGAGCCTGACACGGTACGTGGACCAGACATTGCGTTCTTCAGTTACCAGCGCGTTCCGCAAGGCCCCTTGCCCACTCGCTACTTCAACGTCTTGCCTGAGTTGGTCTTAGAAGTGCTATCCCCTAGCGATCGGCGAAATGAAGTTCTTGCCAAGGTAGCCGAATACCTAACGGCGGGGGTACTTCGCGTGTGCGTCGTCGACGTCGAGCGCGAACTGGTAACCATCTTTTCGCCCGATGCGCCGGAAGTGCAGCTCACTCGCGAGCAGACGTTGACGCTGCCCGAGGTGCTGCCAGGCTTTGCGGTTCCAGTCGCGCAATTGTTCGCGTAA
- a CDS encoding exodeoxyribonuclease VII small subunit, whose product MAETKAAAAEIPFEQALAELETIVGQLETGDTGLEASLAAYERGVKLLRQCHGILQRAERKIELLSNVDAAGQPTTEPFDDTATFNEESAAGTRASTRSQKRSAAKPAGGKTARSRDDLGGEVVDDAPKLF is encoded by the coding sequence GTGGCGGAAACCAAGGCAGCAGCGGCTGAAATCCCCTTTGAGCAGGCACTGGCCGAGCTCGAAACCATTGTCGGCCAGCTCGAAACCGGCGACACTGGGCTCGAGGCCTCGCTGGCCGCTTACGAGCGGGGCGTAAAGCTGTTGCGCCAATGCCACGGCATTTTGCAGCGGGCCGAACGGAAGATCGAACTGCTGAGCAATGTCGACGCCGCCGGCCAGCCCACCACCGAGCCGTTCGACGATACCGCCACGTTTAACGAGGAATCAGCCGCTGGCACGCGGGCCAGCACACGCAGCCAAAAGCGCTCGGCCGCGAAGCCCGCCGGCGGCAAAACGGCTCGCTCCCGGGATGACCTGGGGGGGGAAGTTGTGGACGACGCGCCCAAGTTGTTTTAG
- the xseA gene encoding exodeoxyribonuclease VII large subunit, which translates to MSLPHSSASTTNEPQVLSVAALTDQIKGTLEANFVGVWVAGEISNFSRPQSGHCYLTLKDERAQLRAVIWRGTAQRTRFDLHDGLEVICCGDLEIYPPRGTYQLVIRQIEPKGIGALELALRQLRDKLAAEGLFDPRHKRPLPRYPKRVAFITSPTGAAIRDFLQVLRRRWLGTDVLVVPTRVQGEGASAEIATALAAVNRLQPPVDIIVVGRGGGSLEDLWSFNEEVLVRAVRASKIPVVSAVGHEIDVTLCDLAADVRALTPSEAAELVAPAREELHARLLATQQRMLSALAQRAALLRRRLDNLASARAMTRPLELVHERAQMLDELGARARRAIAHTTEVADHRVRALAGRLESLSPLAVLGRGYSLTTRAADGLIVRDAAQVVADDELVTHVSRGQIISRVLRTQPPIANQGEPNDTGTA; encoded by the coding sequence ATGTCTTTACCCCACTCCTCCGCATCAACCACCAACGAGCCGCAAGTGCTCAGCGTCGCGGCCCTGACCGATCAGATCAAAGGGACGCTCGAAGCAAACTTCGTCGGCGTCTGGGTGGCGGGCGAGATCTCGAACTTCTCCCGGCCGCAATCGGGGCATTGCTACCTGACCTTGAAAGACGAACGGGCTCAGTTGCGCGCGGTCATCTGGCGCGGCACGGCCCAGCGGACTCGGTTCGACCTGCACGACGGGCTCGAAGTGATCTGCTGTGGCGACCTGGAAATCTATCCGCCGCGCGGGACCTATCAACTGGTCATTCGTCAGATCGAGCCCAAGGGGATCGGCGCGCTGGAACTCGCGCTGCGACAACTGCGTGACAAACTGGCCGCCGAAGGATTGTTCGACCCGCGGCACAAGCGCCCATTGCCGCGCTATCCCAAGCGCGTGGCCTTCATCACCAGTCCCACCGGCGCGGCCATTCGCGACTTTCTACAAGTGCTTCGCCGCCGCTGGCTGGGGACCGATGTTCTCGTCGTTCCCACGCGCGTGCAAGGTGAAGGGGCCAGCGCCGAGATCGCGACCGCGCTCGCCGCGGTCAATCGCCTGCAGCCGCCGGTCGACATCATCGTGGTCGGTCGCGGCGGCGGCAGCCTGGAAGACCTCTGGTCGTTCAACGAAGAGGTCCTGGTCCGCGCCGTTCGCGCGTCGAAGATTCCGGTCGTGTCGGCCGTGGGTCACGAGATCGATGTCACGCTGTGCGATCTGGCCGCCGATGTGCGCGCGTTGACGCCCAGCGAAGCCGCCGAGCTGGTGGCCCCGGCGCGCGAAGAGCTGCACGCCCGGTTGCTCGCGACGCAGCAGCGGATGCTCTCGGCCTTGGCCCAGCGCGCGGCTCTGTTGCGCCGCCGGCTCGACAACCTGGCCAGCGCGCGAGCAATGACCCGCCCGTTGGAACTCGTCCATGAACGCGCACAGATGCTCGACGAGCTAGGCGCTCGCGCACGCCGGGCCATCGCTCACACCACCGAAGTCGCCGACCACCGGGTCCGAGCGTTGGCCGGCCGGCTCGAATCGCTCAGCCCCCTGGCGGTGCTGGGACGGGGGTACAGCCTGACCACCCGGGCCGCCGACGGGCTGATTGTGCGCGATGCTGCGCAAGTTGTAGCGGATGATGAGCTTGTAACGCACGTTTCGCGGGGCCAGATCATCAGCCGCGTCCTGCGAACCCAGCCCCCCATAGCCAACCAGGGCGAACCAAACGATACTGGGACTGCGTAA
- a CDS encoding lysophospholipid acyltransferase family protein yields MKLRSPALVGAAGLAAAHTIRAWMSTLDYRVAYYDESIDPVKPSYSGQKIYVFWHEYILFPLYLRGYCNLAMLLSRHGDADLLTRVAHHLGFDFVRGSTYRGAAAALRQMAEKSRTMNLTITPDGPRGPRRELAQGPVYLASKLGLPIVAMGFGYDRPWRLKSWDRFAIPRPFSRARAVVSPELHVPADLDRDGVEEHRLSVEALLRRLTLEAEAWAESGTRKVEERPLTKQHAWRHERQLRIDAAHERVPAPAHAATRVQEPAT; encoded by the coding sequence ATGAAACTTCGCTCTCCTGCTCTCGTCGGCGCGGCTGGACTGGCCGCGGCCCATACGATCCGCGCGTGGATGTCGACGCTCGACTATCGCGTCGCCTATTACGACGAGTCGATCGATCCGGTGAAGCCGAGCTACTCGGGGCAGAAGATTTACGTCTTCTGGCACGAGTACATCCTGTTCCCACTCTACCTGCGCGGCTATTGCAATCTGGCCATGCTGCTCAGCCGGCACGGCGACGCCGACCTGCTGACGCGCGTGGCCCATCACTTGGGTTTCGACTTTGTCCGCGGCTCGACCTACCGGGGAGCGGCCGCGGCGCTGCGGCAGATGGCCGAGAAGAGTCGCACCATGAACCTGACCATCACCCCCGACGGCCCGCGCGGCCCGCGCCGCGAACTGGCTCAGGGGCCCGTCTATCTAGCGTCGAAGCTAGGGCTGCCGATCGTGGCGATGGGCTTTGGATACGACCGCCCCTGGCGGTTGAAATCGTGGGACCGGTTCGCAATTCCGCGCCCTTTTTCTCGCGCTCGGGCGGTGGTCAGTCCCGAGTTGCATGTGCCGGCCGACCTCGATCGTGATGGGGTCGAAGAACACCGGCTGTCGGTCGAAGCGCTGCTGCGCCGTTTGACGCTCGAAGCCGAAGCCTGGGCCGAAAGCGGCACGCGCAAGGTCGAAGAACGGCCGCTGACCAAGCAACACGCCTGGCGTCACGAGCGGCAGTTGCGTATCGACGCGGCGCACGAACGTGTTCCGGCCCCTGCACACGCCGCCACGCGCGTCCAAGAGCCGGCGACGTAA